Sequence from the Candidatus Marinimicrobia bacterium CG08_land_8_20_14_0_20_45_22 genome:
AGCCGACCGACCCGACTGGCGCAGGCGATTCGTTCGCAGGCGGTTTCATGGGATTTTTGACCGCTAACGGCGTCGTTAATTGGCGTGTTTTGAAAAAAGCGCTCGTTTATGGCTCGGTGATGGGTTCGCTTTGCGTCGAACAGTTCAGCGTCGATGGGCTCCTAAACCTCCGGCAAGAGGCGATTCAGGCGCGATTCGATTACCTCCGAAAATTTGTAACCCTATAGACCAATGATCCGTCCGATTTTCTGGGAAGACGAACGACTTTACATCATCGACCAAACGCTTTTGCCGATCGAATATCGCATCGTCGAAATCCAGGATCATCTCGAAATGGCGGACGCTATCCGGCGTTTGGCTGTCCGCGGTGCGCCTGCGATCGGAATTGCCAGCGCCTATGGGCTTGTTCTCGGACTTCGTCCACTGATCTATTCATCAAACAAA
This genomic interval carries:
- a CDS encoding sugar kinase — encoded protein: PTDPTGAGDSFAGGFMGFLTANGVVNWRVLKKALVYGSVMGSLCVEQFSVDGLLNLRQEAIQARFDYLRKFVTL